Proteins from one Mus pahari chromosome 18, PAHARI_EIJ_v1.1, whole genome shotgun sequence genomic window:
- the Gpank1 gene encoding G patch domain and ankyrin repeat-containing protein 1, translating into MSRPSLIAFTPAADSSDLWKDGQQQPQPEKAEPVLDGAAARAFYEALIAGDSSSSKPQRAEPTREKKRKRRRVMREPAAAGVPRQGRALEDEDRMTQWILLAAQNGDLTELRRLLEPQEAGGAGGNINACDAFWWTPLMCAARAGQGAAVRYLLGRGAAWVGVCDLGGRDAAQLAEEAGFPEVAHMIRESHGETSGPENQNRSPPSSSQFCEDCGAHFEDSNHRTSTAHLLSLSRRPQPSNLPPLGVPTSSPGFRLLLRGGWEPGMGLGPRGEGRANPIPTILKRDQEGLGYRSPPQPRVTHFAARDTRAVSGRERVPRVATLSQRENRRREEKGRAWERDLRLYMNLEF; encoded by the exons ATGTCCAGGCCATCCCTCATCGCATTTACCCCAGCAGCCGACTCCAGTGACCTCTGGAAAGATGGACAGCAGCAACCACAGCCGGAGAAAGCAGAGCCTGTCCTGGACGGGGCTGCAGCCCGGGCTTTCTATGAGGCTCTAATCGCAGGTGACAGTAGTTCCTCTAAGCCCCAGAGAGCTGAACCTaccagggagaagaagagaaagagaagaagagtgaTGAGGGAGCCTGCAGCAGCAGGAGTCCCCAGACAAGGAAGAGCACTTGAGGATGAAGACAGGATGACCCAGTGGATCCTGCTGGCAGCCCAGAATGGGGATCTGACAGAACTCCGGAGACTGCTGGAACCCCAAGAGGCAGGGGGAGCTGGAGGGAATATCAATGCTTGTGATGCCTTCTGGTGGACCCCCTTGATGTGTGCTGCCCGAGCAGGCCAGGGCGCCGCTGTACGCTATCTCCTGGGCCGAGGGGCTGCCTGGGTCGGAGTCTgtgacctgggaggcagagatgctgCCCAGCTGGCTGAAGAAGCAGGCTTCCCTGAGGTAGCCCACATGATCAGAGAGAGTCATGGAGAGACAAGCGGCCCTGAGAACCAGAACCG atctCCCCCCTCCTCGTCCCAGTTCTGTGAGGACTGTGGTGCCCACTTTGAAGACTCCAACCACCGCACATCTACTGCTCACCTGCTATCACTGTCCAGAAGACCCCAGCCCTCCAACCTTCCTCCCCTTGGGGTGCCCACTTCCAGTCCTGGCTTCAGGCTGCTCCTGAGAGGTGGCTGGGAACCAGGAATGGGGCTAGGACCCCGGGGTGAAGGCCGTGCCAACCCTATTCCCACTATCCTCAAGAGGGACCAGGAAGGACTGGGCTACagatccccaccccaaccccgaGTCACACACTTTGCAGCTCGGGATACCCGGGCTgtgtctgggagagagagagtcccTCGAGTTGCCACGCTGAGTCAGAGGGAGAACAGAAGGCGAGAAGAGAAGGGCAGAGCCTGGGAGCGAGATCTAAGACTGTACATGAACCTCGAGTTCTGA